The Camelina sativa cultivar DH55 chromosome 14, Cs, whole genome shotgun sequence genome includes a window with the following:
- the LOC104739965 gene encoding cytochrome P450 71B2 isoform X2, whose product MLQPTKVGWDRKTLLRFQRHHFRTIRYIREEEVDLVVKKVSESALNHSPVDLSKTFFSLTASIICRVALGQNFHESGFVIDQDRIEELVNESTEALGTFTFSDFFPGGVGRFVDWLFQRHKRINKVFKELDAFYQHVIDDHLKPEGRRNNQDIVTLILDMMDKQEPSDSSKLNMDNLKAILMDVFLAGIDTSAVTLIWAMAELIRNPSVMKKAQENIRTTLGLKRERITEEDLGKVEYLNNIIKETFRLHPALPFVIPRETMSHIKIQGYDIPTKTQIQLNVWTIGRDPKRWTDPEDFNPERFANSSVDFRGQHFDLLPFGSGRRICPGMPMGIATVELALMNLLYYFDWSMPDGMKGEDIDMEEAGNISIVKKIPLQLVPVQRY is encoded by the exons ATGTTGCAGCCGACCAAAGTCGGTTGGGACCGGAAAACTCTCTTACGGTTTCAAAGACATCACTTTCGCACCATACG GTACATCAGAGAGGAAGAGGTCGATCTAGTGGTGAAGAAAGTGTCGGAATCGGCTTTGAACCATTCTCCTGTGGATCTAAGCAAAACCTTTTTCTCCCTCACCGCAAGCATCATATGCAGAGTTGCTCTAGGACAGAACTTTCACGAGAGTGGCTTTGTTATCGATCAAGACAGGATCGAAGAACTTGTTAACGAATCAACAGAAGCTCTAGGGACTTTCACGTTCTCTGACTTCTTCCCTGGTGGAGTTGGAAGGTTCGTAGATTGGCTGTTTCAACGACACAAGAGGATCAACAAAGTCTTTAAAGAACTTGATGCTTTTTATCAGCATGTGATTGATGATCACTTGAAGCCAGAAGGGAGGAGGAACAATCAAGATATTGTCACCTTGATCTTGGATATGATGGATAAACAAGAACCCTCAGATTCTTCCAAACTCAATATGGATAATCTCAAGGCAATCCTCATG GATGTATTTCTAGCGGGGATAGACACAAGCGCGGTGACGTTGATTTGGGCGATGGCAGAACTTATTAGAAACCCTAGTGTGATGAAGAAAGCTCAAGAAAATATTCGAACCACCCTTGGTCTCAAAAGGGAAAGAATCACTGAAGAAGATCTAGGCAAAGTTGAGTACCTGAACAACATAATCAAGGAAACATTCAGATTACACCCAGCACTTCCATTTGTGATTCCAAGGGAAACAATGTCTCACATCAAGATCCAAGGCTACGATATTCCCACGAAAACGCAAATCCAGCTTAACGTGTGGACGATTGGACGTGACCCCAAGCGTTGGACCGACCCTGAAGATTTCAACCCTGAAAGGTTTGCAAATAGCTCCGTTGATTTTAGAGGACAGCACTTTGACCTATTACCGTTTGGTTCTGGTCGAAGGATCTGTCCCGGGATGCCAATGGGAATTGCTACCGTGGAACTAGCGCTGATGAATTTGCTTTATTATTTCGATTGGAGTATGCCTGATGGGATGAAAGGTGAAGACATTGATATGGAAGAAGCTGGTAATATCTCCATTGTCAAGAAAATACCTCTTCAACTTGTACCCGTTCAACGTTACTGA
- the LOC104739963 gene encoding proteasome subunit beta type-5-A-like, protein MKLDTSGFETSVPTIGFGSSSDMLDELSSVPSFDLPHTKEFDGFQKKAVDMLKHAKGTTTLAFIFKGGVMVAADSRASMGGYISSQSVKKIIEINPYMLGTMAGGAADCQFWHRNLGIKCRLHELANKRRISVSGASKLLANMLYSYRGMGLSVGTMIAGWDETGPGLYYVDNEGGRLKGDRFSVGSGSPYAYGVLDSGYKYEMSVEEASELARRSIYHATFRDGASGGVASVYHVGPEGWTKLSGDDVGELHYHYYPVPPAIAEQVMEEATAE, encoded by the exons ATGAAGCTTGATACTAGTGGGTTCGAGACTTCCGTGCCTACGATTGGCTTTGGCTCGAGCAGCGATATGCTTGATGAGCTTTCTTCTGTGCCGTCGTTTGATCTACCCCACACCAAAgag TTTGATGGATTCCAGAAAAAAGCTGTAGATATGTTGAAGCATGCAAAAGGAACAACTACACTCGCTTTTATCTTCAAAGGAGGTGTTATGGTTGCTGCTGATTCTCGGGCTAGCATGGGCGGATATATCT CTTCACAATCTGTGAAGAAGATTATTGAAATCAATCCTTATATGCTCGGTACAATGGCTGGAGGAGCTGCTGACTGCCAATTCTGGCACAGAAATCTTGGAATTAAG TGTCGCCTACATGAGCTGGCAAACAAGAGAAGAATCTCTGTCTCCGGAGCTTCAAAACTTCTTGCAAACATGCTCTATTCATACCGTGGAATGGGACTCTCTGTCGGGACAATGATTGCTGGATGGGACGAAACT GGTCCTGGACTATACTATGTTGACAACGAAGGTGGACGACTCAAGGGAGACAGGTTTTCCGTCGGTTCTGGTTCACCATACGCTTACGGTGTACTCGACAGTGG GTACAAATATGAAATGTCTGTTGAAGAAGCTTCTGAGTTAGCAAGGAGATCAATCTACCATGCGACATTCCGTGATGGAGCCAGTGGTGGAGTTGCTAGCG TGTACCACGTCGGTCCTGAAGGATGGACAAAATTATCTGGAGATGATGTTGGGGAGCTACACTATCACTACTATCCCGTGCCACCAGCCATTGCAGAACAAGTCATGGAGGAAGCAACCGCCGAGTAA
- the LOC104739961 gene encoding uncharacterized protein LOC104739961, producing MTLPATICCAILLVILVFAGLILLIVYLANRPRSPYFDISAATLNAANLNMGYVLNGDLAIVVNFTNPSKKSSVDFSYVMFELYFYNTLIAREHIEPFIVPKGMSMFTSFHLVSSQVSIQQIQSQELQLQLETGPVLLNLRGTFHARSNHGALMRYSYWLHTQCSISLNTPPTGTMRARRCNTNR from the coding sequence ATGACATTGCCGGCCACAATATGCTGTGCAATTCTCCTGGTCATCCTGGTTTTCGCCGGTCTCATCCTCCTCATAGTCTACCTGGCCAACCGTCCACGCTCACCGTACTTCGACATCTCAGCAGCAACCCTAAACGCTGCCAATCTCAACATGGGCTACGTTCTGAATGGAGATCTCGCCATTGTGGTAAACTTCACAAACCCGAGTAAGAAAAGCAGTGTGGACTTCAGCTACGTGATGTTCGAGCTCTACTTCTACAACACACTCATAGCGAGAGAACACATCGAGCCATTCATTGTACCAAAGGGGATGTCAATGTTCACGAGCTTCCATCTCGTCAGCAGTCAGGTGTCGATCCAGCAAATTCAGAGCCAGGAGTTGCAGCTGCAGCTCGAAACTGGACCAGTGTTGTTGAACCTGAGAGGAACATTTCACGCTCGCTCGAACCATGGGGCGTTAATGAGATACTCTTATTGGTTGCACACACAATGCAGCATCTCGTTAAATACCCCTCCTACAGGGACTATGCGAGCAAGAAGATGCAATACAAATCGTTAG
- the LOC104739965 gene encoding cytochrome P450 71B2 isoform X1 yields MSILLCFFLVSLLTLVSLLFLKQTKNAKFNLPPSPSSLPIIGNMHHLAGLPHRCFHKLSLKYGPVVLLRLGFVPVVVISSSEAAEAVLKTHDLECCSRPKSVGTGKLSYGFKDITFAPYGEYWREVRKLAVIELFSSKKVQSFRYIREEEVDLVVKKVSESALNHSPVDLSKTFFSLTASIICRVALGQNFHESGFVIDQDRIEELVNESTEALGTFTFSDFFPGGVGRFVDWLFQRHKRINKVFKELDAFYQHVIDDHLKPEGRRNNQDIVTLILDMMDKQEPSDSSKLNMDNLKAILMDVFLAGIDTSAVTLIWAMAELIRNPSVMKKAQENIRTTLGLKRERITEEDLGKVEYLNNIIKETFRLHPALPFVIPRETMSHIKIQGYDIPTKTQIQLNVWTIGRDPKRWTDPEDFNPERFANSSVDFRGQHFDLLPFGSGRRICPGMPMGIATVELALMNLLYYFDWSMPDGMKGEDIDMEEAGNISIVKKIPLQLVPVQRY; encoded by the exons atgtcgatcttgctctgtttcttcttagtTTCACTTCTTACTCTCGTGTCATTGCTCTTTCTGAAACAGACTAAAAACGCAAAATTCAATCTTCCACCGAGCCCTTCAAGTCTTCCCATCATTGGAAACATGCACCATCTCGCAGGATTGCCTCACAGATGTTTTCATAAGCTCTCGCTCAAGTACGGACCCGTGGTACTTCTTCGTCTCGGGTTCGTTCCTGTTGTGGTGATCTCATCGAGCGAAGCAGCTGAAGCAGTTCTCAAAACCCATGACTTGGAATGTTGCAGCCGACCAAAGTCGGTTGGGACCGGAAAACTCTCTTACGGTTTCAAAGACATCACTTTCGCACCATACGGTGAGTATTGGCGAGAAGTGCGAAAACTCGCGGTCATCGAGCTTTTTAGCTCTAAAAAGGTTCAGTCTTTTAGGTACATCAGAGAGGAAGAGGTCGATCTAGTGGTGAAGAAAGTGTCGGAATCGGCTTTGAACCATTCTCCTGTGGATCTAAGCAAAACCTTTTTCTCCCTCACCGCAAGCATCATATGCAGAGTTGCTCTAGGACAGAACTTTCACGAGAGTGGCTTTGTTATCGATCAAGACAGGATCGAAGAACTTGTTAACGAATCAACAGAAGCTCTAGGGACTTTCACGTTCTCTGACTTCTTCCCTGGTGGAGTTGGAAGGTTCGTAGATTGGCTGTTTCAACGACACAAGAGGATCAACAAAGTCTTTAAAGAACTTGATGCTTTTTATCAGCATGTGATTGATGATCACTTGAAGCCAGAAGGGAGGAGGAACAATCAAGATATTGTCACCTTGATCTTGGATATGATGGATAAACAAGAACCCTCAGATTCTTCCAAACTCAATATGGATAATCTCAAGGCAATCCTCATG GATGTATTTCTAGCGGGGATAGACACAAGCGCGGTGACGTTGATTTGGGCGATGGCAGAACTTATTAGAAACCCTAGTGTGATGAAGAAAGCTCAAGAAAATATTCGAACCACCCTTGGTCTCAAAAGGGAAAGAATCACTGAAGAAGATCTAGGCAAAGTTGAGTACCTGAACAACATAATCAAGGAAACATTCAGATTACACCCAGCACTTCCATTTGTGATTCCAAGGGAAACAATGTCTCACATCAAGATCCAAGGCTACGATATTCCCACGAAAACGCAAATCCAGCTTAACGTGTGGACGATTGGACGTGACCCCAAGCGTTGGACCGACCCTGAAGATTTCAACCCTGAAAGGTTTGCAAATAGCTCCGTTGATTTTAGAGGACAGCACTTTGACCTATTACCGTTTGGTTCTGGTCGAAGGATCTGTCCCGGGATGCCAATGGGAATTGCTACCGTGGAACTAGCGCTGATGAATTTGCTTTATTATTTCGATTGGAGTATGCCTGATGGGATGAAAGGTGAAGACATTGATATGGAAGAAGCTGGTAATATCTCCATTGTCAAGAAAATACCTCTTCAACTTGTACCCGTTCAACGTTACTGA